A part of Propioniciclava coleopterorum genomic DNA contains:
- a CDS encoding SatD family protein, producing the protein MSEVKPSAYVALLGDLVGSRSAPVRSDLHRRLVDALAAANTGRGVLDPLRVTAGDEFQGVFATLGDALAASYGVRLALRPADVRFGLGVGTVEVIDRDANVQDGSAWWAARAAIEAVEAAARGARRALRTGIGTAHDLPRPVGPLLAAVELVDAGLYGLDDADADILVGLRAGRSQAEAAAALGVTPSAVSQRVARGGLAILADAMTRLEEAR; encoded by the coding sequence ATGAGCGAAGTGAAGCCCAGTGCTTATGTGGCGCTGCTGGGCGACCTGGTCGGGTCCCGGTCGGCCCCGGTGCGGTCCGACCTGCACCGCAGGCTCGTGGACGCCCTGGCCGCGGCCAACACGGGGCGCGGCGTCCTCGACCCGCTCCGCGTGACGGCGGGCGACGAGTTCCAGGGCGTGTTCGCCACCCTCGGCGACGCGCTGGCCGCGAGCTACGGCGTCCGGCTCGCGCTGCGCCCCGCCGACGTGCGGTTCGGGCTCGGGGTGGGCACCGTCGAGGTGATCGACCGCGACGCCAACGTCCAGGACGGCTCGGCCTGGTGGGCCGCGCGCGCCGCCATCGAGGCCGTCGAGGCCGCCGCGCGGGGCGCCCGCCGGGCCCTGCGCACCGGGATCGGCACGGCGCACGACCTGCCGCGCCCGGTCGGCCCGCTGCTGGCCGCGGTCGAACTCGTGGACGCCGGGCTGTACGGGCTCGACGACGCCGACGCGGACATCCTCGTCGGGCTGCGCGCCGGCCGCAGCCAGGCCGAGGCCGCGGCCGCGCTCGGCGTGACCCCGTCGGCGGTGAGCCAGCGCGTCGCCCGCGGCGGGCTCGCTATTCTCGCCGATGCGATGACCCGACTGGAGGAGGCCCGATGA
- a CDS encoding glutamine synthetase family protein has translation MDKQTDFVLRTLEERDVRFVRLWFTDVLGFLKSVAIAPAELEGALAEGIGFDGSAIQGFARVYESDMVAHPDPSTFQLLPWRGNPGGTARMFCDIGLPDGSPSFADPRHVLKRAMKKAADMGFTYYVHPEIEFYLFKQPLIPGEVPVPVDRSGYFDHTTATAGTDFRRTAITMLEQMGISVEFSHHEGGPGQQEIDLRYADALTMADNIMTFRVTVKEVAVMQNLYASFMPKPLADQPGSGMHSHVSLFEGDTNAFYDASSEYNLSKTGRQFVAGLLHHASEISAVLNPWVNSYKRLAGGGEAPNYICWGQNNRSAMVRIPMFKPTKASSARVELRSLDSSVNPYLAYALILNAGLSGIENEMVLPDPAEDDVWSLTDRQREALGIKPLPHSLDAAVRAMETSQLVADTLGEHVFDFVLRNKRAEYAEYMRQVTPLELSKLLPSL, from the coding sequence ATGGACAAGCAGACCGATTTCGTCCTGCGCACGCTCGAGGAGCGGGACGTCCGCTTCGTCCGGCTCTGGTTCACCGACGTCCTGGGCTTCCTGAAGTCCGTGGCGATCGCGCCCGCCGAGTTGGAGGGCGCCCTCGCCGAGGGCATCGGCTTCGACGGCTCGGCCATCCAGGGCTTCGCCCGGGTCTACGAGTCCGACATGGTCGCCCACCCCGACCCGTCGACGTTCCAGCTGCTGCCCTGGCGCGGCAACCCCGGCGGCACGGCCCGGATGTTCTGCGATATCGGCCTTCCGGACGGCTCGCCGTCCTTCGCCGACCCGCGCCACGTCCTCAAGCGCGCCATGAAGAAGGCCGCCGACATGGGGTTCACCTACTACGTGCACCCCGAGATCGAGTTCTACCTGTTCAAGCAGCCCCTGATCCCGGGCGAGGTGCCCGTCCCGGTCGACCGCAGCGGCTACTTCGACCACACCACGGCCACGGCGGGCACGGACTTCCGCCGCACCGCGATCACCATGCTGGAGCAGATGGGCATCTCGGTGGAGTTCAGCCACCACGAGGGCGGGCCGGGCCAGCAGGAGATCGACCTGCGCTACGCCGACGCCCTCACCATGGCCGACAACATCATGACGTTCCGCGTCACGGTGAAGGAGGTCGCGGTGATGCAGAACCTCTACGCCTCGTTCATGCCCAAGCCGCTGGCCGACCAGCCGGGGTCCGGAATGCACAGCCACGTCAGCCTCTTCGAGGGCGACACCAACGCGTTCTACGACGCCTCCAGCGAGTACAACCTGTCGAAGACGGGCCGCCAGTTCGTGGCGGGGCTGCTGCACCACGCGTCCGAGATCAGCGCGGTGCTCAATCCGTGGGTGAACTCCTACAAGCGGCTCGCGGGCGGGGGAGAGGCCCCGAACTACATCTGCTGGGGGCAGAACAACCGCTCGGCGATGGTCCGCATCCCGATGTTCAAGCCGACCAAGGCCAGTTCGGCGCGCGTGGAGCTCCGCTCGCTCGACAGCTCGGTCAACCCGTACCTGGCCTACGCGCTCATCCTGAACGCGGGGCTGTCGGGCATCGAGAACGAGATGGTGCTGCCCGATCCGGCCGAGGACGACGTCTGGTCGCTGACGGACCGGCAGCGCGAGGCGCTCGGCATCAAGCCGCTGCCGCACAGCCTGGACGCCGCCGTGCGCGCGATGGAGACCAGCCAGCTCGTCGCCGACACCCTGGGCGAGCACGTCTTCGACTTCGTGCTGCGCAACAAGCGGGCCGAGTACGCCGAGTACATGCGCCAGGTGACCCCGCTCGAGCTCAGCAAGCTGCTGCCCTCGCTGTAG
- a CDS encoding GNAT family N-acetyltransferase, whose amino-acid sequence MAQHQRRFDAEGNVLFVVEHGGRIVGYGWVAWLTPVQHGGRNAPDGWYLSGVVIAPGLRRRGLGRRLTQQRIAWALERGDAVHYVVAASNRASRDLHASLGFEEVTDDFRMPGVVFTRDDGLLCRLVDRAEAPVIDLASRRR is encoded by the coding sequence GTGGCCCAGCACCAGCGCCGCTTCGACGCCGAGGGCAACGTGCTGTTCGTGGTCGAGCACGGCGGCCGCATCGTCGGCTACGGCTGGGTCGCCTGGCTGACGCCGGTGCAGCACGGTGGCCGCAACGCGCCCGACGGCTGGTACCTCAGCGGCGTCGTGATCGCTCCGGGGCTGCGGCGCCGGGGGCTCGGCCGCCGCCTCACCCAGCAGCGGATCGCGTGGGCGCTGGAGCGCGGCGACGCGGTCCACTACGTGGTGGCGGCCTCCAACCGGGCCTCCCGCGACCTGCACGCGTCGCTGGGCTTCGAGGAGGTCACCGACGACTTCCGGATGCCGGGCGTCGTGTTCACCCGCGACGACGGGCTGCTGTGCCGGCTGGTCGACCGCGCCGAGGCGCCGGTGATCGACCTGGCCTCGCGCCGCCGCTAG
- a CDS encoding sterol carrier family protein, producing MRRRDAAAPARLAALVDRVRAAAAQDTDVPEDVARRLAAAPPTDPDLAARAEEGLVAACLAAGLDVGRPSLAAAVRTSLFRLEADNPGRLVEVRVPPFGAVQIGVAGVSSAHTRGTPPNVVETDAATWLALVSGRLAWADARADHRVRASGAHADLGVLLGDL from the coding sequence GTGAGGCGCCGGGACGCCGCGGCGCCGGCCCGGCTCGCGGCGCTGGTCGACCGCGTCCGCGCGGCGGCCGCGCAGGACACGGACGTCCCCGAGGACGTCGCCCGGCGCCTCGCCGCGGCACCGCCCACGGATCCCGACCTGGCCGCCCGCGCCGAGGAGGGCCTCGTCGCGGCGTGCCTGGCGGCCGGCCTGGACGTCGGGCGTCCGAGCCTCGCCGCCGCCGTCCGGACGAGCCTGTTCCGGCTGGAGGCCGACAACCCCGGACGCCTCGTCGAGGTCCGGGTGCCCCCGTTCGGGGCCGTGCAGATCGGCGTCGCGGGCGTGTCGTCGGCGCACACGCGCGGGACGCCGCCGAACGTGGTCGAGACGGACGCGGCCACGTGGCTGGCGCTGGTGTCGGGGCGGTTGGCCTGGGCGGACGCGCGGGCGGATCACCGCGTCCGGGCGAGCGGCGCGCACGCCGACCTCGGCGTCCTGCTCGGCGACCTCTGA